A window of Prevotella fusca JCM 17724 genomic DNA:
AATTCGTTCCGTATTTTTGTGGTATTTCATTTGGTATTCTTGTGGTAAGCGACTATAATTAGTCAGATAAGTTGGCCATCAACTCCATCCGTTCCTCCTCACTCAAGCCTTTCAGCATCTCAAGCAGGGCTTTCTTATCTACAATTGGAGCAACCTCTTTCGGCTTCTCATTGAGCAGATAGTGGTTATACTCCAGCATCTTTACAAGAGGATAGGCACCGATATAATTGGAGGTAATGTCACCGCCACCACTATGCCCCATGCTATCACTTATGTATTTATAAGGTACGACACCAGAGTTGTTGAGATTGGTGGCAAAACTATGTCTTGCCCAAGTAGGCGAAGGCGTCTGTTCCATATCCAGTAGCTTGGCAACCTTAGCCATGTGTTCACGTATATATCTGTTGTAGCGTTGGATAACCCAAATCTCTTGTTCGGGCGTAATTAGTTCATTCATTATTGGGAATACCCTCCGTCCAAGTTTTGGGACATTGCCATATCGGTTAAGTATCTGTTGAATTTCAGGAGTAACAGGAAATATCACTTCGCTGGCACTCTCGTTCCGCTCACGTGTCTTATGGCGAAGGAAACGAAGCTGTTTGCCGTGGGTAGCATAGTATAGTTCATCATAAGTCAAACGGAGTGTATCAGCGAGGTTCTGACCATCGCCTAGATACATAAAAAGGAATAGGCCAAGGTCGCGAAATATGGCGTACTTTTCTCTGCCAAGGAACTGTTCGTTTCCATCTTTGTCTTTTGCCTCGTCAGCCTTCCAAAAGTCGTAGAGTTTACGCATGGTAGCCACGTCAAGAAACTCATGTTTACGGCTTTGTGCTTTGTTGTAGCCCGTGTCCTTGAACATTTCTTTGGTATCACCTTTCATCAGTCCGTTAGCGACACACATATTGATAATGGTTCTTAGACTACGGAGTGCGATAGCAATAGTGGTGGTGCTCAATTCATTTTTCTTCATGATTTTCACCCATTTCAAGATAAAGTCACGGTTAATATCAGCAAACGATACATCCGTTCCCAAATCTTTCACAAAGCGGTTGCGTACATCCTTACTACAACGAGCGGAACCAGCCTTGCCTTCATTGACCTTAGATTGAATGTATGAATCCCAAACTGTGATGATGGTGCTGTCATCGTCTTTCTTGCCTTGGAACCTGCCTTGCAACTTGCGAAGAGAGAAAT
This region includes:
- a CDS encoding tyrosine-type recombinase/integrase; this translates as MENCKTNKVTEMTKKDGKSNSRGEKCLAKFTAANGNVYGSLTLDIRKAGDYSQPLPVAVRVCHAGQKAFLRLGKSYTMEEWLALCDYEKSGRRIQLAERNDMKNLMDRVELMANQLISENNFSLRKLQGRFQGKKDDDSTIITVWDSYIQSKVNEGKAGSARCSKDVRNRFVKDLGTDVSFADINRDFILKWVKIMKKNELSTTTIAIALRSLRTIINMCVANGLMKGDTKEMFKDTGYNKAQSRKHEFLDVATMRKLYDFWKADEAKDKDGNEQFLGREKYAIFRDLGLFLFMYLGDGQNLADTLRLTYDELYYATHGKQLRFLRHKTRERNESASEVIFPVTPEIQQILNRYGNVPKLGRRVFPIMNELITPEQEIWVIQRYNRYIREHMAKVAKLLDMEQTPSPTWARHSFATNLNNSGVVPYKYISDSMGHSGGGDITSNYIGAYPLVKMLEYNHYLLNEKPKEVAPIVDKKALLEMLKGLSEEERMELMANLSD